A portion of the Flavobacterium magnum genome contains these proteins:
- a CDS encoding VOC family protein gives MIQTGKRISPFLWFDQDAEEAALFYTGIFRDSGIRSITRYPPNGPAPAGHVMTVTFELDGQQFTALNGGPAFPFTEAVSFVVYCDTQDEIDHYWDALIEGGTASACGWLKDKYGLSWQITPIQITEMYSSANEAGKNRAFQAMMTMVKLDLKKLQDAFDGKSQ, from the coding sequence ATGATACAGACAGGAAAAAGGATCAGCCCATTTTTATGGTTCGATCAGGATGCGGAAGAAGCCGCATTATTTTACACCGGGATTTTTAGAGATTCCGGCATCAGGAGTATAACACGCTACCCGCCAAACGGTCCGGCGCCGGCAGGCCATGTCATGACCGTGACCTTCGAACTTGACGGACAACAGTTCACAGCCCTCAACGGGGGGCCGGCATTTCCTTTCACCGAGGCTGTATCGTTTGTGGTGTACTGCGACACACAAGATGAGATTGATCATTATTGGGATGCGCTTATCGAAGGCGGAACGGCGTCTGCGTGTGGCTGGCTCAAGGACAAATACGGACTTTCGTGGCAGATCACTCCGATTCAGATTACCGAAATGTACAGCTCAGCCAACGAGGCAGGCAAAAACCGCGCGTTCCAGGCCATGATGACCATGGTAAAACTTGACCTCAAAAAGCTGCAGGATGCGTTTGACGGCAAATCACAATAA
- the typA gene encoding translational GTPase TypA: protein MESIRNIAIIAHVDHGKTTLVDKIMYHCQLFRENENTGDLILDNNDLERERGITITSKNVSVVYKGTKINIIDTPGHADFGGEVERVLNMADGVCLLVDAFEGPMPQTRFVLQKAIDLGLKPCVVINKVDKENCTPEEVHEKVFDLMFELGAEEWQLDFPTVYGSAKNNWMSDDWRNQTENIEPLLDMVVANVPAPKVSEGTPQMLITSLDFSSFTGRIAIGRLERGVLKENLPISLVKRDGKVMKSRIKELHVFEGLGRKKVTEVIAGDICAIVGVEGFEIGDTIADFDNPEALDTIAIDEPTMSMLFTINDSPFFGKEGKFVTSRHIKDRLAKELEKNLALRVNETDSADKFMVFGRGVLHLSVLIETMRREGYELQIGQPQVIIKEIDGVKCEPIEELTIDLPEHLSGRAVEFVTIRKGEMLSMEGKGERMIVKFNIPSRGIIGLRNMLLTATAGEAIMAHRFIGYEPYKGEIAGRINGSLISMENGKAIPYSINKLQDRGKFFVDPNEDIYEGQVVGENSRADDMTINITKTKQLTNFRSAGADDKTRIVPAIKFSLEEALEYIQKDEYVEVTPKSIRLRKIYLNENDRKRFKI from the coding sequence ATGGAATCTATCAGAAACATTGCAATTATTGCCCACGTTGACCACGGTAAGACTACTTTGGTTGATAAAATCATGTACCATTGCCAGCTTTTCCGCGAGAATGAAAACACCGGCGACCTGATCCTCGACAACAACGACTTAGAGCGTGAGCGCGGAATTACCATTACCTCTAAGAATGTTTCTGTAGTGTACAAAGGAACAAAAATCAACATTATTGACACGCCCGGTCACGCCGATTTCGGTGGGGAAGTGGAGCGTGTACTCAATATGGCGGATGGCGTGTGCCTGCTCGTCGACGCCTTTGAAGGCCCGATGCCGCAAACGCGTTTTGTTTTGCAGAAAGCGATTGACCTTGGTTTGAAACCGTGTGTCGTAATCAATAAAGTTGACAAGGAAAACTGTACTCCGGAAGAAGTGCATGAAAAAGTATTCGACCTGATGTTTGAACTCGGTGCCGAAGAATGGCAGCTCGATTTCCCAACCGTATACGGATCTGCCAAAAACAACTGGATGTCTGACGACTGGCGTAACCAAACCGAAAACATCGAGCCGCTTTTGGATATGGTCGTGGCCAACGTCCCGGCCCCAAAAGTATCTGAGGGAACCCCACAGATGCTGATCACTTCTTTGGATTTCTCTTCCTTTACCGGCCGTATCGCGATCGGTCGTCTGGAAAGGGGCGTCTTGAAGGAGAACCTGCCGATTTCCTTGGTGAAAAGGGACGGAAAAGTAATGAAATCAAGAATTAAGGAACTTCACGTTTTCGAAGGTCTTGGCCGTAAGAAAGTAACCGAAGTGATTGCCGGCGATATTTGTGCGATTGTTGGGGTGGAAGGATTTGAGATTGGTGATACCATTGCCGATTTTGACAATCCGGAAGCACTGGATACCATTGCGATTGACGAGCCTACCATGAGTATGCTTTTCACCATCAACGATTCGCCTTTTTTCGGAAAAGAAGGAAAATTTGTAACCTCGCGCCACATCAAGGACCGTTTGGCCAAGGAATTGGAAAAGAACCTCGCATTGCGCGTGAATGAAACTGATTCTGCCGATAAGTTTATGGTTTTCGGACGCGGTGTATTGCACTTGTCGGTCTTGATCGAAACCATGAGAAGGGAAGGATATGAATTGCAGATCGGCCAGCCACAGGTAATCATCAAGGAAATTGACGGCGTGAAATGTGAACCTATCGAGGAATTGACTATCGACTTACCGGAGCATCTTTCGGGACGTGCCGTAGAATTCGTTACCATACGTAAAGGAGAAATGCTTTCGATGGAAGGTAAAGGCGAGCGTATGATCGTAAAATTCAATATTCCTTCAAGGGGAATCATCGGATTGCGTAATATGCTGCTTACTGCCACTGCAGGTGAGGCCATCATGGCACACCGTTTCATAGGATATGAGCCGTACAAAGGCGAAATTGCGGGAAGGATCAATGGTTCATTGATTTCCATGGAAAATGGTAAGGCCATCCCTTATTCTATCAATAAACTTCAGGATCGTGGTAAGTTTTTCGTGGATCCGAACGAAGATATTTATGAAGGACAGGTTGTGGGCGAAAATTCCCGTGCCGATGATATGACGATCAACATCACAAAAACCAAGCAGTTGACGAACTTCCGTTCTGCCGGTGCTGATGATAAAACGCGTATTGTCCCTGCCATCAAGTTCTCACTCGAAGAAGCTTTGGAATACATCCAGAAAGATGAGTACGTAGAGGTGACCCCAAAATCCATCCGTCTGCGTAAAATCTACCTGAACGAAAATGACAGGAAACGTTTCAAAATTTAA
- a CDS encoding SRPBCC family protein codes for MKITVTTAVNAPLERVWQVWNNPNDIIQWCSPSEEWHTPKSENDLREGGSFTSTMAARDGSASFDFTGVYDQVDLHRFIAYTMEDGRKVEISFENQDGQTVLTETFDAESINPAEMQRAGWQAILDNFKKYTEQQA; via the coding sequence ATGAAAATTACAGTGACAACCGCAGTGAACGCCCCATTGGAAAGAGTGTGGCAGGTATGGAATAACCCGAATGACATCATCCAGTGGTGCAGTCCTTCCGAAGAGTGGCACACCCCGAAATCGGAAAACGACCTGCGCGAAGGCGGCAGCTTCACCTCGACGATGGCAGCACGCGATGGCAGTGCGTCCTTTGATTTCACCGGCGTGTATGATCAGGTGGATTTACACCGTTTCATTGCTTACACGATGGAAGATGGGCGTAAAGTCGAAATCAGTTTCGAAAATCAGGACGGCCAGACCGTATTGACGGAAACTTTCGACGCTGAAAGCATCAATCCTGCCGAGATGCAAAGAGCGGGCTGGCAGGCCATACTCGACAATTTTAAGAAATATACCGAACAGCAGGCTTAA